One genomic window of Punica granatum isolate Tunisia-2019 chromosome 1, ASM765513v2, whole genome shotgun sequence includes the following:
- the LOC116210422 gene encoding GATA transcription factor 26-like — MGKQGPCHHCGVTSTPLWRNGPPDKPVLCNACGSRWRTKGTLLNYTPLHARADPMDYEDHRAARVKSISINKNKEVKLLKRKHASDSMLANGDVPLEYNSGFPKFVEEDMSNRSSSGSAMSNSDVQFESADASDLTGPAQSVVWDSMVPSRKRTCVNRLKQSSVEKLTKDLHAIMHEQQSSCFSGSSEEDLLLESTTPMCSFEIGHGTVIFRGPSSLAREEESEASSLSVDRKQYKASEAYSRTANLPPHRGGKGLSFLSPSPRMEKIKRPIDQGSGLEQLKRDISQHENLQIHGDHNSALRTINPKDVINAEEFMKHLTYEEEQQLLKCIPSGDKARLPESLRSLFGSSEFKENLSSFPQLLADGLSVGSYSGAKAEDCKTLKKLALFCLMKRKEVESHNSLEESKNSSKNSSAGLSTLRATASSNLVGGKRPRDVQNQNFSEGKVMMTSPKRPSMKGSYENREFTDNDGSCFSPSSLFAFPPNGSALMLEPSPFVEENSDQDLLLNVPSNSSFPQAELLHPAPSFGSLSQLASTSSSSVHQYPMHPR, encoded by the exons ATGGGCAAGCAAGGCCCTTGCCATCACTGTGGAGTTACAA GCACCCCTCTTTGGCGTAATGGGCCACCGGACAAGCCAGTCCTCTGCAATGCGTGCGGCTCCCGGTGGAGAACAAAAGGAACCTTATTGAACTACACTCCTCTGCACGCTCGTGCGGATCCTATGGACTATGAAGACCATAGGGCTGCCCGAGTTAAGAGCATATCCATAAACAAGAACAAGGAAGTAAAGCTCCTGAAGAGAAAGCATGCCAGTGATAGTATGTTAGCAAATGGGGATGTTCCACTTGAATATAACTCGGGTTTCCCTAAGTTTGTGGAGGAAGACATGAGTAATAGATCGAGTTCTGGGTCTGCCATGTCCAACTCTGACGTCCAGTTTGAAAGTGCTGATGCTAGTGATCTGACAG gTCCAGCTCAGTCAGTTGTGTGGGACTCAATGGTTCCTTCTAGGAAGAGAACATGTGTGAACCGCCTGAAACAATCGTCAGTTGAGAAACTCACGAAAGACTTGCATGCTATAATGCATGAGCAGCAGTCTTCGTGTTTCTCCGGGTCCTCTGAAGAGGACTTACTTTTGGAGAGCACAACTCCAATGTGCTCCTTTGAGATTGGACATGGCACAGTGATCTTCAGAGGCCCAAGCTCACTAGCTCGAGAAGAGGAATCTGAAGCAAGTTCTCTGTCAGTAGATCGGAAACAATACAAAGCTAGTGAGGCCTATTCTCGCACAGCGAACCTTCCTCCTCATAGAGGTGGTAAGGGTCTTAGTTTTCTGAGTCCAAGTCCCAGAATGGAGAAGATTAAGAGGCCTATCGACCAAGGGTCAGGACTAGAACAACTCAAAAG GGACATTTCTCAGCATGAAAACCTGCAAATTCACGGAGACCACAATTCCGCTTTGCGTACTATAAATCCTAAA GATGTTATTAATGCCGAGGAGTTCATGAAGCACCTAACTTATGAGGAGGAACAGCAGCTTCTGAAGTGTATACCTTCGGGTGATAAAGCTCGACTTCCCGAGAG CCTCAGAAGCTTGTTTGGTAGCTCAGAATTCAAGGAGAACTTGTCCTCCTTCCCTCAGCTGCTCGCTGATGGGCTCTCTGTTGGCTCATATTCTGGGGCGAAAGCGGAAGATTGTAAGACTCTAAAGAAGCTTGCCTTGTTCTGCTTAATGAAGCGTAAAGAGGTTGAATCCCACAATTCACTCGAG GAAAGTAAGAATAGCTCCAAAAATAGTTCTGCTGGACTGAGTACGCTTCGAGCTACAGCATCCAGCAATTTAGTTGGAGGGAAAAGACCACGTGATGTGCAGAATCAGAATTTTTCAG AAGGAAAGGTGATGATGACGAGCCCGAAAAGGCCCAGCATGAAGGGTAGCTATGAAAACAGAGAGTTCACGGACAATGATGGCTCTTGCTTCAGCCCAAGTAGCCTATTTGCCTTCCCTCCCAATGGCAGTGCCCTCATGCTCGAGCCTTCGCCATTTGTAGAGGAGAACTCCGATCAGGATCTCCTTCTCAACGTGCCGTCGAATAGCTCGTTTCCTCAGGCAGAGCTTCTGCACCCAGCTCCAAGTTTCGGTTCACTGTCCCAACTGGCGAGTACTAGTAGCAGTTCAGTGCACCAGTACCCTATGCATCCCAGATGA
- the LOC116200717 gene encoding uncharacterized protein LOC116200717 isoform X2, translating to MNKLIEFGRKALFYARVLSGYEERRIRSFRLQLENRIKQAQEKRAAVNKVPEQIILSEVRRMVEEMQALNKKLEETEAAIEEYFGPIDKQAEMIMKMQLEGEEKTMKEMMKAMQRQTLLEKEAMEKFAKVNQAGEPNQPKQSADEEKAANS from the exons ATGAATAAGCTTATTGAGTTTGGAAGAAAAGCCCTGTTCTATGCAAGGGTGCTCTCTGGATATGAAGAAAGGAGGATAAGATCTTTCAGGTTGCAGCTCGAGAATCGTATCAAACAG GCTCAGGAAAAAAGAGCAGCTGTAAATAAGGTTCCGGAGCAAATTATTCTATCCGAGGTTCGCCGTATGGTTGAAGAGATGCAAGCATTAAATAAGAAGCTTGAAGAAACG GAAGCTGCCATCGAAGAGTACTTCGGGCCAATTGACAAGCAAGCTGAGATGATCATGAAAATGCAGCTTGAGGGAGAGGAGAAGACAATGAAGGAGATGATGAAAGCCATGCAGAGGCAGACCTTGCTTGAGAAAGAGGCGATGGAGAAATTCGCGAAAGTGAATCAAGCTGGAGAACCGAACCAACCCAAGCAGAGTGCTGATGAAGAGAAGGCAGCAAACTCTTGA
- the LOC116206708 gene encoding ankyrin repeat-containing protein BDA1-like codes for MTINAALIRVSGSGGRAPLHFAAEIGLTDLLAEFLFVCPSSIEDVTVQLETAVHIAVKRVQLRVLFGWLLRINREDVLKWKDIDGNTVLHIATFSSQLQVVKMLVKYVENTKNCDNMTAHEFTLGKYFSADLCFTEKWERFLGFSIDNGSTGNDNSGGVALAVAILIATDTYKAILSPPDEYWQENHTDVLNDMKQ; via the exons ATGACAATCAACGCCGCACTTATTCGTGTCAGTGGATCGGGCGGGAGGGCTCCCTTGCACTTTGCTGCTGAGATCGGACTCACGGATCTCTTGGCTGAGTTCCTCTTTGTTTGTCCATCGTCCATTGAAGACGTGACAGTTCAGTTGGAGACTGCAGTGCATATCGCTGTGAAACGGGTTCAGTTAAGAGTTCTTTTCGGGTGGCTCCTCAGGATCAACCGGGAAGATGTCCTGAAATGGAAGGACATAGATGGCAATACGGTCCTGCATATCGCAACCTTCTCAAGCCAGCTCCAG GTGGTGAAGATGCTCGTGAAATATGTCGAGAACACAAAGAATTGCGACAACATGACCGC CCACGAGTTCACGCTCGGGAAATACTTCAGTGCTGATCTTTGTTTTACTGAGAAGTGGGAGAGATTCTTGGGGTTCAGCATCGATAACGGAAGCACAGGAAATGACAATTCCGGGGGTGTGGCCCTAGCAGTAGCCATCCTGATCGCCACTGACACCTACAAAGCTATTCTCAGCCCTCCCGACGAGTACTGGCAGGAAAACCATACCGACGTTCTGAACGATATGAAACAATAG
- the LOC116200717 gene encoding uncharacterized protein LOC116200717 isoform X1: MILSFERICFCFCVSPRRKSTHVLEIGFAWLMILEYATSSRAQEKRAAVNKVPEQIILSEVRRMVEEMQALNKKLEETEAAIEEYFGPIDKQAEMIMKMQLEGEEKTMKEMMKAMQRQTLLEKEAMEKFAKVNQAGEPNQPKQSADEEKAANS, from the exons ATGATTCTAAGCTTTGAACGGATATGTTTTTGTTTCTGTGTATCACCAAGGAGGAAGTCCACACATGTCCTGGAGATAGGATTTGCATGGTTGATGATACTTGAATATGCTACTTCTTCTCGG GCTCAGGAAAAAAGAGCAGCTGTAAATAAGGTTCCGGAGCAAATTATTCTATCCGAGGTTCGCCGTATGGTTGAAGAGATGCAAGCATTAAATAAGAAGCTTGAAGAAACG GAAGCTGCCATCGAAGAGTACTTCGGGCCAATTGACAAGCAAGCTGAGATGATCATGAAAATGCAGCTTGAGGGAGAGGAGAAGACAATGAAGGAGATGATGAAAGCCATGCAGAGGCAGACCTTGCTTGAGAAAGAGGCGATGGAGAAATTCGCGAAAGTGAATCAAGCTGGAGAACCGAACCAACCCAAGCAGAGTGCTGATGAAGAGAAGGCAGCAAACTCTTGA